The DNA sequence attttaagctgAGTCTAACAATATTTAAACACCCAACTCTTAAAttaataaactcattttaactcaaaacatttttacatgtgagacttatattttttttttactcaacaTCTCTTTACACGCAagactaataattttttttcaattttttataaataatttaaacttattttaatatctaaatatatttaaatttatcttaaattaactttataaaatttaatttactaTTTTAACTCAACTCAGCGTCAAAATGAGGCCTACAAGGTCTCTGAATAAGTATTCCCTCGTTATGGATATGAATTATAATCTTTTAAGGTGCATTCTAAAACTCGAACGCCTAACCTTTGGTCCCGTTGCAATAACTCCTATTCCAGGTCAGAGCAATTAAAACCAGAGAGTAGCTATAAAGTAATACTTAATCACCACCGCTCGTAATAAAGAACATTCATGATTAACAAAAGCTGACCGCACGATCTCAATTCATACTCACACAGTATACACAATCACAAAGCAAGCAAGCACGGCCCTTGGATTAAACACCAGCAGCTCCTCGTCGTCAATTCTAGCGTGGGCCCCCCTCCCGACCACCGGGTCAAACCCACCGTCCTCCTTCTCCACCTCATCGTCCGAATCGCACCCGATCCGACCCGCCACGACCCGGCAAACCAGCACTGCCCGCTTCACGTTCAAGAGCCTGAACTCCTCGATCTCCTCCGGAATTGCCAGGTGTGCACTCCAGCTGGTTGATAGCGTGGAAATTCCGTCCAACTTGGGGGAGAACCCGGACTTAATAATCCCGCACACGCTGCAGTACTGCCGGTCACAAACGCCGGAATTCCCATTCAGTCCCAAATCACAGAGAAACGTCGAGCAGTGGAACCTCAACAGCTCATTGCCGTCGGCTATGCACCTTTCGTCTCTTCTCCGAACTCCGTCGATTCGCGCGGCTTTAGCTTTCACCGACTCTCTATACTCTTCGAACTTCGAAAGTATCATCGGGCTGTTTTGGATCTTCAAAATCCGATTGATTTTTAGGCTCTTCACGTCGTCAGTCCAACCTGTCTGAAATATGGTACGGACGATGTTCTTTCCCGAATCACCATCTGCGAGCTCCGAAACAGCATGTTTGATCGCCTGGTGTTGCTCAAGAAGATGAGGGTTTGGGAAGATTTCGCCGCAGGCTGTGCAGGGGAAGATATCGTTACGGAGGGGAAAGAATGGGTTATCGAATGAGATGTCCGATTCTTGGAAAGAGTAATGCGATAAGGGGGATTCTGGCTGGATAATGGGGAGTGCGGAATGCTGGGATGATCGACCGGATGATAGGGTGGTAAGAGTTATTGGTTGGGTTTGAGGGGAGCCGCTGGTTTTGCAGGATATGGAGGAGAAGATGCGTTTGAAGAAGGACCAAGAGGAGTAGGCTCTGTTGGGTTTTGAATGAAAGGGGAGAGAGATCAGGTGAAACGATTTACATCTTCTCGAATGCTGGCGGTCGGTGGTGGTGCTGAAAATGAAGCAACCAAGGTGAAGTAGGAGGAGGAAGATAGAAAGGAACTTGCTGAAGCATGTCACAACGGCTGCCATTGGTataggagaagagagagagagagagagaaggtggtGCGAGTGATGGGAGGAGGAAGGAAAAGACGGAAGAAAGCGTAGGGAAGGATTGAAGAATAAAGGTAAGATCTAGTAGATGAATCAGAACGCAAGTCCATGGCATAGATCTCCTCTGTTTCTGTGCGCTAGCTTATATAATTTCTCGTGCATGAGAGATGATAGTGATCTGAGTTTGACGTTTTATTGCCTGTATTTCGGAGGGTTCTGTTAGTTCTTAACATCACAATTTAGTAATATATGTTTTGCCGATTCCAATATTAAAAATTCTATAGGCagtatttttacatatttttttcatatacttgattaatatgattagttatatatattatttttaaatctaaaataattattttaattaattatatcaatataatatataaaaaatacgtaaaaataaatatcatctcatctctaagtTTGGACAACGTAGAATAATTAGGGGGTGAAAATTTGTGTGCTGTCTTGCGGATTGTATTGGATCATTTGGGTTTGTCATGTGATGATAGAGTCAACTCTAAACGGATttgaataacaaaataaatcatTAGAGTACTACGTGCCATCTAATTTGATTGATGTCGAGTCAATCGATCGGATTCGTATCGGTTTAATGTATTTTTCGTGATCTTCTTAGATAGATCTTctaatgagtttatttttaaaacctAATCATCGTATAATGACGTTTCTTGTCTTTGTTTGAGCAACTAGGGAGCAGCTTTTAACTTCATTAGAGCCAAATCTTAAATGTGCCTAGTGTTACGCATAATGCCATATGGCCAAAGGTCCAATTTGTGATCTCGACTCAGTGGTAGTACGTACGTAAAAcaatggaagaaagaaagatcaTTGGCATTAATGACAACGACAGAAACAATATTGGCATGTTGAGTTTTTTCTGAGCTGTTAATTCATTCTCACGGGATTTCTGAGctgtgataatatatatatatatatatatattttttttaagattagaaaaaataaaaattatcacgGGATTTCCTTTtggaaagaataataatatatgtaattcAACTGTCTAGGGGACTACGACAGGGACATGCGCGCATGGGTCTTCAATTCTGCATGCATGTGCGGGTTCCACGTCGGGCGGTCGATCCATTTTAAAATGGGTGATGggatactctctctctctaaacttgTGAAAAAGGAACAATCTTGTTATCATTCTCatactttatatattatatttattttaatttttttattttttctataataaatatataatatgtaaatgataaatataataatttaattaatttaatcagaataaaataaaataaaaaataaaaaaataaaaaataaaattttaatatataaaatatatggtatgggatgatgtgtagcatttctctttattgatacgcagatcaatatgcaaattcatttatatataataaaactcaaaCTTATTTgattgtgtatatatacaagTACGTAGTGCCATTTTTCCCCATATTTCATGCAGAATCCAAAGCCTTCTCTTGATCggtatgtattttattttcgaGTCCACTTGTTTTGTTCtttgatatatgaataatgatatcCATGTAACACTTTTCACAATACTTTACACAACATATCATTGTAAAGTGAAAATGAGGACATTTTTAtcaaatgatgttatttttataagatattttataataataccctcattttgaaacataattgtGAAATGTGTTGTAAAAAGTATtgtgtgtttatcatttttcttgataTATATGAATGGGTGTTAAATTGTCATATGATGTTGCTAATTGCTCATTAATAGTTGGATGGTTTTCATCTTTCACTTCTCTACGATTAAAGAAGTACTATAGCTATAAAAGAAGTtgataaaagtaaacttacaagctgatatgtataattttatattatatgttagatctattttaccaTAAAAGTAACTTGATATATAATCTGACATATCACATcaagtcatattaatttatgaatttatttttgtataattcttttgtgataaaaatatttctcttaaaagtTTTTACTTGTTGCAACCTTAATCTTAGAAGTGATCAATTTAACATACCTAAAACTATTGTCAACAGAAGGACCTGTACGTGAGCCTTACGTGCTAGTTGGATTTGCTgggaatgcttgaggaatgatatgatatgagatgagatgagaaacaACTTAcgaatattaatgaaataatttgagttataaCTTATGATGTTTTATAGAGTCTtgggaaaggaaagagaaaaagttgaataaaaatattataaagttaaaatattgttataatataattttttaatatattttttgttttgttttggaatttgaaaatgttgctttttctattagaagtttaaaaaatttgtaatgattaggaaataattagataaaaaagttgaaaatttgaaattaaaaaatgtatatttgaatagtatttaaattttaaaatgtgatgagattagatgaaatcagatgagatgagatcacCTTCCAAACAACCTCGTCTCATGTGATATCATGACTTCAAACGCCACATGCACGGCAACTCTATATATTGAGCCATTTTGTGAGAGCTTGCAGCTAACTTGGAGGAATTTATATAGGAATTATAATGGTTTTAAGCGCCCCTTTATTATATCCCGATCTCTTGAAATTATAAATTAGGCAGACTCCAAAGGTAATTAACTTCAAATTACAgtattagtttaatatatatcttCCACACGACACACATTGTGCGTACGTTTTGCTGATCTGCCAATTACAAATAAACATGACTCATGTacagaaattatatatatgttacgtATTTTGGACCTAAGTACGTACTTGTCTCATTAATATAAGTGGGGAAGAAATTCATTAAAAGTAGCATTATATAAATTCCAGGACAATAGGACCACCAATTTAGTCCACCTTCCATGCATGGACCATCAATATATTCAATGATTTCATCTTGTTAATTATCTTAAGTAGCTAGGCCCTTCGTGCCTGCTTTTAGAAGAATGCAGTTTTAATTTGGCAGTGACGTTTTAACTAAATATAGATAATAcgtacagctagctagctaataatTTGTATCgtaatgagtaatgttatactcTATACTTCTATTGTATTTTTATCCAACTCCTTAAAATGTggtatatttatcatcattggatgataaaaaatcatttaataaattatgattatttAACAGTGATAAATGTGCTGTATCGTACATAGTAGAATGAGAGTTAGATGGTAATGtggtataaaaaattatatatagatatatattatgtGGTGTTAACGATTTAATAATTATCTTTGTAGCTCTAGAATGTTTTAGTTTATGCTCCTTCATATTATCTGGTTATACCAAAAAAAATGTATGGTCTAATGAGGCTACTATGAAATATTTACTCATAAGCGGGGCAAGCTCTTTGTGCCTTGCTAGCTTTGCCCTAAGGACATTAAAGAATTCAAAGAAAGCTAACTGAAGGTTTGAgggtagagatgagaattttaaatttgagatgagagtttaaaatattacttttagtaatattattgttttgagatttgaaaaagttgaattatttattatattttatatgaggatttgaaaaatgtgtaacgataaaatgagaattttgagtttgagatgaaaattcttTGATCCCAAACCAGGCACCACATTGATCTAATCACAAAGGGGGCGGAACTTAGCCATACACCATATCACAACTCATATCTTCAAAATCTGAGGATGAACACAGACAAGCTGATCCAAACTAGGAATCTACAGACTGTAGATTTTGTACAACATGTAGAatgtagtttttaattttgaaattagaGCAAAATTTAGTTTTTCACACCGCAAAACAATATAAGCCTTGGAAGCCCAAATTCATTGGTGAAGAAATCTTGAGTAGGAATCTTGCACATATTCGCACACATTCCTACACACCCTCTGTTATCTAGATGCCTTGGTGAgaggaaattgaaaaaaaaaaattgaaatagacatttttagaaatttattcTAAACGATGAAATCAACTTCTTTATGGCTGCTGCCATAGCAAGAAGGCAAAGGATCGAAAGGGTATGGTCTTGGAACCATCTAGATTTTACCTGCAGTTTTTTATATGAACTCCACAGCCAACACATTGATCTGATcttggttgagagagagagagagaggaggtgaAACATCTGGTGAGGGGAGAGATAGACGAGGGTGGGAGAGATATCTGGTTTCGGTGCGGTGTGGACACATGTTGGGTTTAATGGATGGGCTACGTGGCAggtgcatattatatatattattacataattgtacttgtaactaaatttttacTCCATATACCGGTTGGAAGTTACCCTCTGTAATCTATGGTAGTACTTAACCATTCCGATTACAAGTGTACTTAACACGCCTAATCGCTCCTAAGTTGCGAATACAGAGCATTTGCAGTCAGCCCAAGTATATCTTTTGTGGGTTGCCCATCAAAGTCCAACCTAGATGAGCCCAACTCTTTCTTCGCTAGCCCAGAAGAGGGAGAGGCACTTGAAAAGAAATGCATTAACCAAATTCTGTTTTCCGTTAATCGCCTTAACTAACAGATTCCCTTACCTGTCCTAGTCCAATCCCCTCCGTGCAACAGACACGTGTTCAAACCAGAACCAATGCCCATAAATAGTTTGTGTCCCAAATATCTATCTGGGAAAAGATCTCCTCTCCCCGCTCTCTGCGTGCCATGAACTGTTCATTCATGAGCGCCAGAGCTCCTCTCTACTCGTCATCTCTCACGCCCAAAGCCCCTCCCGATGTTTCGTCGCAAAAGAAATTTTCCGGTTACAAGCACAGGTGCCCGTTTCATTTCCGGATCCGGGTCCGCATATCCTCCCGAGAATGTTGCTCTGTATTTCGGGTCTCGGCGCTGCCAAGTTCCGGTAAGAGGGGAGGCGGGAAAGTCTGGGCTGATGTTAAATCCAAGCCTTGCGATATACCAAGCTCCGGTCCGGATTCAGTGAAGTTGGAGGAGGAAGAGTTGGACAGTTCAGTTGCCTGGTTGGATCGGTTTCCGAAACGATGGGTTATTGTCGTTTTATGTTTCTCAGCATTCCTGCTCTGTAATATGGATAGAGTAAGTTCTTTTACTAAGGAATGTCAATTctctttgttttgattttttgctCTGTGTCCCTTTGTTGGATCATGAATGAAGTGCCATAGTAATATTTATAAGAGCTTATCtgtgatatataaattgatGTTCAGCGAGCAACTTTGAACAGACTATGTTTGGCAGGTAAATATGAGCATTGCCATACTTCCAATGTCAGCAGAGTTCAATTGGAACCCAGCGACAGTTGGCCTGATACAGTCTTCTTTTTTCTGGGGCTACCTCCTTACTCAGGTATGGTAACACAGCCTTCTCTTAATTGCATTATCTTTTAACTCGCATCTCTGAGTCGACAGTAGATGTAACTACGACGCTAAAGCCCGTCATCTAGAATTTGCAGAAACAACCACCTATACTTGAGGCCAATCCGTATTAGAATAAGGCTTAATGAGTAAATTCACTGCAATTTAAGTTTTCCAGACAGGGAGTAATTTATCCTGGCAACAGAGAATGTGAACCTGAGTTAGTATCTGGACTATGCTTCATTCCATTTATGCTTTCTTTGTTCATGTAAGGAAAAAATTGTCCTATCGTGAATAGGGATGGAAGACCTTTGATACTTAATACATTGATCAAGATTGCTCTAGAGCTCCTTCTAACTTGTAATTTTGTCTGGCAGGTTGCTGGTGGCATTTGGGCAGATACAGTAGGTGGCAAGCTGGTCTTGGGATTTGGTGTAGTTTGGTGGTCGATTGCTACAGCTCTCACTCCCATTGCTGCTAAACTTGGATTGCCTTTCCTTCTTGTTGTTCGCGCTTTCATGGGTATCGGTGAGGTTTGTGCTTCTCTGATTACCATTATTATTTTGTGGAAAGAAATGTCTTAAAATGTGTTTCCCATGAAGCGATCCATAGTGTATATGTCATGACACTTTCCCTGTCTTGAATATGCCCATGAGTAATTTAAGGTTCCCATGTTATGGCTTTGTTAATTTGGTTCTGTTTCAGGGTGTTGCTATGCCTGCCATGAATAACATTCTGTCAAAATGGGTTCCAGTAGCAGAAAGAAGTAGATCATTAGCATTGGTGTACAGTGGGATGTACCTTGGATCAGTCACTGGCCTGGCCTTTTCACCGTTTTTAATCCACCAGTTTGGTTGGCCATCAGTCTTCTACTCCTTTGGTTCTCTAGGAACAGTTTGGGTTTCTGTGTGGCTAAGTAAGGTAATGTTTGCTGCATTTATGGAAATATCTCTATGAGCATTGAAGTTTTGGATTCATTAGCTCGCTCTTAATATACCTATACATGCTCATATGTCACTGCTTCTCTTCCTCTGGGATTGTTCCTCCAGGCATATAGTTCTCCTCTTGAGGATCCTGAGCTGTTGCCTGAAGAGAAGAAGCTGATCCTTACCAACAGCGTTTCCAAGGAACCTGTTAAAACTATACCTTGGGGACTAATTTTGTCAAAACCACCTGTATGGGCCCTAATAGTGTCTCACTTCTGTCACAATTGGGGAACATTTATTCTTCTGACATGGATGCCAACCTACTATAACCAAGTAAGTCTCTACTTATCTCTAGACCCCTACAATCGGGGGCTGCTGGAACATGCCGACTTCACTCTAGTGCATCATATCCAATATTTATcgcatttaaaatttttaatgcaAACGTGGGCAATCAATAATCATTGCTGGATGTGGGCAAATTATGAATATTGTGGCTTCAGGGTCCTTGTAGATAGGAATGAGGTGAGGACTCATAGGCCAACACGTTTGACAATAATGAGAGAGGGAAAAGGAAGGGGAGGGGGGGTCTTGCTGGTTGTGTCATGTGGACTTGTCCATTGGCGGATGTCGTGTATCTTTGGATATTGTCCAAGTCATGTGCACTGGTACTGTTGTGAATGTTGTAAGAAAAGCTGGGCTAGAGTTGCAGAAATGAAAACCTTGTTAACTTGAAATATCGCTTCTATCATCTAAAGGTCATTCCCGAATTGGGGAAGATACAGTGAAGCTGCTTACATGGGACTTCTTTAATACACCACTGATAGCCTTAATCTTGCCTTTTATTTTCTGGATGCTGGTTTTCTTGTTATACACTTGTAAAACCATGCTTGT is a window from the Carya illinoinensis cultivar Pawnee chromosome 14, C.illinoinensisPawnee_v1, whole genome shotgun sequence genome containing:
- the LOC122293431 gene encoding uncharacterized protein LOC122293431, with amino-acid sequence MAAVVTCFSKFLSIFLLLLHLGCFIFSTTTDRQHSRRCKSFHLISLPFHSKPNRAYSSWSFFKRIFSSISCKTSGSPQTQPITLTTLSSGRSSQHSALPIIQPESPLSHYSFQESDISFDNPFFPLRNDIFPCTACGEIFPNPHLLEQHQAIKHAVSELADGDSGKNIVRTIFQTGWTDDVKSLKINRILKIQNSPMILSKFEEYRESVKAKAARIDGVRRRDERCIADGNELLRFHCSTFLCDLGLNGNSGVCDRQYCSVCGIIKSGFSPKLDGISTLSTSWSAHLAIPEEIEEFRLLNVKRAVLVCRVVAGRIGCDSDDEVEKEDGGFDPVVGRGAHARIDDEELLVFNPRAVLACFVIVYTV
- the LOC122295176 gene encoding sodium-dependent phosphate transport protein 1, chloroplastic-like isoform X1, whose product is MNCSFMSARAPLYSSSLTPKAPPDVSSQKKFSGYKHRCPFHFRIRVRISSRECCSVFRVSALPSSGKRGGGKVWADVKSKPCDIPSSGPDSVKLEEEELDSSVAWLDRFPKRWVIVVLCFSAFLLCNMDRVNMSIAILPMSAEFNWNPATVGLIQSSFFWGYLLTQVAGGIWADTVGGKLVLGFGVVWWSIATALTPIAAKLGLPFLLVVRAFMGIGEGVAMPAMNNILSKWVPVAERSRSLALVYSGMYLGSVTGLAFSPFLIHQFGWPSVFYSFGSLGTVWVSVWLSKAYSSPLEDPELLPEEKKLILTNSVSKEPVKTIPWGLILSKPPVWALIVSHFCHNWGTFILLTWMPTYYNQVLKFNLTESGLICVLPWLTMAFSANLGGWIADTLVSKGLSVTRVRKIMQTIGFLGPAFFLTQLSHVNSPAMAVLCMACSQGTDAFSQSGLYSNHQDIAPRYSGILLGLSNTAGVLAGVFGTAATGYILQHGSWDDVFKVSVGLYLVGTVVWNLFSTGEKILD
- the LOC122295176 gene encoding sodium-dependent phosphate transport protein 1, chloroplastic-like isoform X2; the protein is MNCSFMSARAPLYSSSLTPKAPPDVSSQKKFSGYKHRCPFHFRIRVRISSRECCSVFRVSALPSSGKRGGGKVWADVKSKPCDIPSSGPDSVKLEEEELDSSVAWLDRFPKRWVIVVLCFSAFLLCNMDRVNMSIAILPMSAEFNWNPATVGLIQSSFFWGYLLTQVAGGIWADTVGGKLVLGFGVVWWSIATALTPIAAKLGLPFLLVVRAFMGIGEGVAMPAMNNILSKWVPVAERSRSLALVYSGMYLGSVTGLAFSPFLIHQFGWPSVFYSFGSLGTVWVSVWLSKAYSSPLEDPELLPEEKKLILTNSVSKEPVKTIPWGLILSKPPVWALIVSHFCHNWGTFILLTWMPTYYNQIMQTIGFLGPAFFLTQLSHVNSPAMAVLCMACSQGTDAFSQSGLYSNHQDIAPRYSGILLGLSNTAGVLAGVFGTAATGYILQHGSWDDVFKVSVGLYLVGTVVWNLFSTGEKILD